The genomic DNA GCTCGCCTCGGCCACGCTCTTCCTCGTGCTCAAGTGGGCCGGCGCGCTGTACCTCATCTACGTGGGCCTCCAGCTGATCCTCAAGCGCCGCGGCGCGCATGCCGAGCTCCAGGCGGGGCCGGCGGGCGGACGGGGCGCCTTCGCGCGCGGCTTCCTCGTCCAGATGACCAATCCCAAGGCGATGATCTTCTTCGGCGCGCTCGTCCCCCAGTTCGTCCACGCGGACCAGCCGTTGCTCGGCCAGGGCCTGATCCTCGCCGGCACCCTGATCGTGATCGAGCAGCTCGTGCTGGCGGGCTACGGCACCCTCGCCGCCCAGGGTGCCCGCCTCGCGGGCCGCGAGCGCTGGACGCTGGTGACGGAGAAGACCTCCGGCGTCCTCATGATCGGCGCCGGCCTCGGGCTCGCAACCCTGCGGCGCAACTAGGAGATGCCCTCGTGACCCAGTACGGACTGGCGGTGCGCAACTTCGTGGGCCCCGGCGAGGTGCCGGACATCCAGGGCCTCTACGCCTACGCGGAGAGGGCCGAGGCGCTCGGCTTCGAGTCCCTCTGGGCGTGGGACCACGTGCTGCTGGGCGTGGAGCCCTCTTTCCCCATCGTGGACTCCATCACGATGCTGGGCGCCATCGCCGCGCGCACGCGCACGATCAAGCTCGGCACGGGTGTGCTCGTGCTGCCCCTGCGGAACCCGGTGGTGGCGGCGAAGTCGCTGGGCAGCCTCGACGTGATCTCGGGCGGCCGCCTCATCCTGGGCGTCGCCGCGGGCTGGTACGCGCGCGAGTTCGATGCGGTGGGCATTCCCTTCAAGCAGCGCGGCAAGATCTTCGAGCGGAACCTCGACATCCTCGCGCGGCTTTGGACCCAGGAGCGCGTCACCCTCAAGGTGGACGAGTTCAACCTCCGCGAGGCGGTGATGGTGCCGCGCGCCGTGCAGCGGCCGCGCCCGCCCATCCTGGTGGGCGGCTACGTGGACGCCGTGCTCAAGCGCGCGGGCACGGTCGGGGATGGGTGGCTGACGTACTTCTACACGCCGGAGAGCTTCACCAAGGGGTGGGAGAAGGTGAAGGCGTTCGCGCGCGAGGCGGGGCGTGATCCCCG from Candidatus Methylomirabilota bacterium includes the following:
- a CDS encoding LysE family translocator, which encodes MTLETWLLYVATCFAATLTPGPAVLMTMSIGLRGGAVSAILTGTGVCAANAIWITLSVAGLSAVLLASATLFLVLKWAGALYLIYVGLQLILKRRGAHAELQAGPAGGRGAFARGFLVQMTNPKAMIFFGALVPQFVHADQPLLGQGLILAGTLIVIEQLVLAGYGTLAAQGARLAGRERWTLVTEKTSGVLMIGAGLGLATLRRN
- a CDS encoding TIGR03619 family F420-dependent LLM class oxidoreductase, with product MTQYGLAVRNFVGPGEVPDIQGLYAYAERAEALGFESLWAWDHVLLGVEPSFPIVDSITMLGAIAARTRTIKLGTGVLVLPLRNPVVAAKSLGSLDVISGGRLILGVAAGWYAREFDAVGIPFKQRGKIFERNLDILARLWTQERVTLKVDEFNLREAVMVPRAVQRPRPPILVGGYVDAVLKRAGTVGDGWLTYFYTPESFTKGWEKVKAFAREAGRDPRRLSSTNQLAVYVGSSRAQTAEDMRHWLSTEWDTAAWSESTIEHAIHGSAEECVAQLKAHVKTGVDRIILIPYRYQPEQVERIAKEVLPRL